In Persicimonas caeni, a single window of DNA contains:
- a CDS encoding M20 family metallopeptidase has protein sequence MTIDAVLDQIDEERLTQLLSDTVETYSPSYAEEAVVDLLCEALDEMGLAYEKQRVSEEDETPERHNILIALGPGPAELVLVGHVDTIPAWDEESTTPYIEEGKLYGLGSADMKSGCCAMIEAMAAVAQAGVELERGVVLALVVGEEEYGDGSECFLEAYQPRLTVIGEPTGLKPCTEHFGFAEFVLESKGNPAHAAFPELGANAIHAMLGWLSRLLEGMREVSKPKQIALNPREISGGGDLFIVADRCTAGVDIHLGPQLEHDEVIDLLDRARAEVLENHAKCQLSFEQTYYAPAYRLGVDDQRLRPLEEAFESVGMEWKPTAFRSHSDGNMFRQNGALPVICGPGKLEVAHTRHEHVELDELHRAARLYAAMIVAACCS, from the coding sequence ATGACGATTGACGCAGTGCTCGACCAGATCGATGAGGAGCGCCTCACCCAGCTTCTGAGCGACACCGTAGAGACCTACAGCCCGTCGTACGCCGAAGAGGCGGTGGTGGATCTGTTGTGCGAGGCGCTCGACGAGATGGGGCTCGCCTACGAAAAGCAACGGGTCAGCGAGGAGGACGAGACGCCCGAGCGCCACAATATCCTCATCGCGCTGGGGCCGGGGCCCGCCGAGTTGGTGCTCGTGGGCCACGTCGACACCATCCCGGCGTGGGACGAAGAATCGACCACGCCGTATATCGAAGAGGGCAAGCTGTACGGGCTGGGCAGCGCCGACATGAAGTCGGGCTGCTGCGCAATGATCGAGGCGATGGCCGCCGTCGCCCAGGCCGGCGTCGAGCTCGAGCGCGGGGTGGTCCTGGCGCTGGTGGTCGGCGAAGAGGAGTACGGCGACGGCTCGGAGTGCTTTTTGGAGGCGTACCAGCCGCGGCTGACCGTCATCGGCGAGCCCACGGGCCTGAAGCCGTGCACGGAGCATTTCGGCTTTGCCGAGTTCGTCCTCGAAAGTAAAGGCAACCCGGCGCACGCGGCGTTTCCGGAGCTCGGCGCCAACGCCATTCACGCCATGCTCGGCTGGCTGAGCCGGCTTCTGGAGGGCATGCGCGAGGTCAGCAAGCCCAAGCAGATCGCGCTCAACCCGCGCGAGATCTCGGGCGGCGGCGACCTGTTCATCGTCGCCGACCGCTGCACCGCCGGCGTCGACATCCACCTGGGCCCGCAGCTCGAGCACGACGAGGTCATCGACCTGCTCGACCGCGCCCGCGCCGAGGTGCTCGAAAACCACGCAAAATGCCAGCTCAGCTTCGAGCAGACCTACTACGCACCGGCGTACCGGCTGGGCGTCGACGACCAGCGGCTCCGCCCGCTCGAAGAGGCGTTCGAGTCGGTGGGGATGGAGTGGAAGCCCACGGCGTTTCGGTCGCACTCCGACGGCAATATGTTTCGCCAAAACGGCGCATTGCCGGTGATCTGCGGGCCGGGCAAGCTCGAGGTCGCCCACACGCGCCACGAGCACGTCGAGCTCGACGAGCTGCACCGAGCGGCGCGGTTGTATGCGGCGATGATTGTGGCGGCGTGTTGTTCGTAA
- a CDS encoding AgmX/PglI C-terminal domain-containing protein, translated as MCTRFAVSLFACLALLVSAAPNALAQSSGSSDKAESKSDEKKTDEKDEGEKKEEDKQAEREKSSGESADEETAREVVLEKKGGGNSKQKGNLEHKDVFKVMDAHAKLISWCYETRLLSKPELEGKIVVKLVINPEGKVEQVSAAENTAADKTLETCVLDVVRTLEFPNRGDEPIHMTYPFVFRRAK; from the coding sequence ATGTGCACCAGATTTGCCGTGTCACTTTTTGCCTGCCTCGCTCTCCTCGTCAGCGCTGCGCCGAATGCGCTGGCCCAGAGCAGTGGCTCGTCGGACAAGGCCGAGTCGAAGTCTGACGAGAAAAAGACAGACGAAAAAGACGAGGGCGAGAAGAAAGAGGAAGACAAGCAAGCCGAGAGAGAGAAGTCGAGTGGAGAATCGGCGGATGAAGAGACCGCGAGAGAGGTCGTGCTCGAGAAGAAAGGTGGAGGGAACTCGAAGCAAAAAGGTAACCTCGAGCACAAAGATGTCTTCAAAGTGATGGACGCTCACGCAAAGCTGATTTCGTGGTGTTACGAAACTCGCCTCCTGTCGAAGCCGGAGCTGGAGGGCAAGATCGTAGTGAAACTCGTCATCAACCCCGAGGGGAAAGTCGAGCAGGTCTCGGCGGCCGAGAATACCGCCGCCGATAAGACACTGGAGACCTGTGTACTCGACGTAGTTCGCACTCTCGAGTTCCCGAACCGCGGAGACGAGCCTATTCATATGACGTATCCTTTTGTGTTCCGGAGAGCTAAATGA
- a CDS encoding thioesterase family protein: MQDFLASSSPTRQDDHRYTWDVPDGWQQGRGAFGGLVLAALIRAFEAEQDRESEADGQALRALDATLCGPVLAQEAEITVELLRAGSNTTTLIARLTQEGTVRAHATALFGARRVDDGDWSDLEAPELGDWREASVAELQAPLAPTFTQHMQFRPLSGFPFSGAEQLAVTGWTRPKHPGEPRDAAYLAACMDAHWPAAFAKVTSPRPMATVTFSMQFPGTFDGLDPDAPLYFRSECPVARDGYMVEFRELWGEDGRLLALNQQTIAIIK, translated from the coding sequence GTGCAAGATTTCCTCGCTTCGTCCTCCCCGACTCGCCAAGACGACCATCGCTACACCTGGGACGTCCCCGATGGCTGGCAGCAAGGCCGCGGCGCCTTCGGCGGGCTGGTGCTCGCTGCGCTCATTCGTGCTTTTGAAGCCGAGCAAGACCGCGAATCGGAGGCCGACGGCCAGGCCCTTCGCGCGCTCGACGCCACCCTGTGCGGCCCGGTGCTCGCCCAGGAGGCCGAGATTACCGTCGAGCTGTTGCGCGCCGGCAGCAACACCACCACCCTCATTGCCCGGCTCACCCAAGAGGGCACGGTGCGCGCCCACGCCACTGCCCTGTTCGGCGCGCGCCGCGTCGACGACGGCGACTGGAGCGACCTCGAAGCCCCCGAGTTGGGCGACTGGCGCGAGGCGAGCGTCGCCGAACTCCAGGCGCCGCTGGCGCCCACGTTCACCCAGCATATGCAGTTTCGGCCCCTGTCCGGCTTCCCGTTCTCCGGCGCCGAGCAACTCGCCGTGACCGGCTGGACGCGACCCAAACACCCCGGCGAGCCACGCGACGCTGCCTACTTGGCCGCTTGCATGGACGCCCATTGGCCCGCCGCCTTCGCCAAGGTCACTTCACCGCGACCGATGGCCACCGTCACCTTCAGCATGCAATTCCCCGGCACCTTCGACGGCCTCGACCCCGACGCACCGCTCTACTTCCGCAGCGAATGCCCGGTGGCGCGCGACGGCTACATGGTCGAATTCCGCGAGCTGTGGGGTGAAGACGGCCGCCTGCTCGCGCTGAATCAGCAGACGATTGCCATTATCAAGTAA
- a CDS encoding SDR family oxidoreductase, with product MPDLDGQVAFITGSTRGIGREIAIALAKRGCNIVVTGKTDEPRDDVPGTIYTTAEEVEEAGAEALPLKLDVRYDDQIEDAINQTVDKWGRLDILINNAGAIHLKSVLETPPKRFDLLMGVNARAAYACSYYALPHMIEQNYGHILMASPPIAIDRAPGKAAYALSKLGMTFVAQSLAEEVREHNIGVNAFWPVSAIETQATIHFNLGTEEMWRKPDILSDMVLAIVSRDPSECTGNAFYDEDVLREEGVEDFSKYNVVEGSEPPPLSALMFDPEYQS from the coding sequence ATGCCAGATCTAGACGGACAAGTCGCATTCATCACCGGCTCGACCCGCGGCATCGGCCGCGAGATCGCCATCGCGCTGGCCAAGCGCGGCTGCAATATCGTGGTCACCGGCAAAACCGACGAGCCGCGCGACGACGTGCCGGGCACCATCTACACCACCGCCGAGGAGGTCGAAGAGGCCGGCGCCGAGGCGCTGCCATTGAAGCTCGACGTGCGCTACGACGACCAGATCGAGGACGCCATCAACCAGACGGTCGACAAGTGGGGACGCCTCGACATCCTCATCAACAACGCCGGAGCGATTCACCTCAAGTCGGTGCTCGAAACCCCGCCCAAGCGCTTCGACTTGCTCATGGGCGTCAACGCGCGGGCGGCCTACGCGTGCAGCTACTACGCGCTGCCGCACATGATCGAACAAAACTACGGCCATATCCTGATGGCCTCGCCGCCCATCGCCATCGATCGGGCCCCCGGCAAGGCGGCGTACGCGCTGAGTAAATTGGGGATGACCTTCGTCGCCCAGTCGCTTGCCGAAGAGGTCCGGGAGCATAACATCGGTGTAAATGCGTTTTGGCCGGTCAGCGCCATCGAGACGCAGGCGACGATTCACTTCAATCTGGGTACCGAGGAGATGTGGCGTAAGCCCGATATCCTGAGCGACATGGTGCTCGCGATCGTCTCACGCGACCCCAGCGAGTGCACCGGCAACGCGTTTTACGACGAGGACGTGCTGCGCGAAGAGGGTGTGGAGGACTTCTCGAAGTACAACGTCGTCGAGGGAAGCGAGCCGCCGCCCCTGTCGGCGCTGATGTTCGATCCGGAGTATCAAAGCTGA
- a CDS encoding AgmX/PglI C-terminal domain-containing protein produces MMSWRTPAATMLAALAVAAGCEKTEPPQPPEQPASEEADAPAQIFTWQDAAKSTPKRTQKALGEAQGCEPEARLPSTGPENRQRWLSMEPYCKFTEKVEPAHQHYSIEYIAYSQNEPALMLLKPRGKATRPAEALDTFELPALSMARLDLVGAADKQKQIELHRAAELPLAAGEVVGFDLVSKEGRPRELDHVRIYLQTGDRAAYEHAKLPGPPVAREQLVLPKTSSGMSPRDPAYVEIGPDTVDVGPYPVYPAPLPDAEANAEQGEVARASFATEKLDDLLTKWPDTIKDVVEANQGPLALDVLVAIDRATPVVTLEQFGRGMASARLSLELLGRSRVPSEHDTVSQGAPRFMRLTVASSLPKTHPKTGKELFTMTAALSAEGIDLITPKGRLPSLDGCPKDGPTLCLEKGDIDVADELAKARERQEAGELQASQDHVDRALSAYDWTGLYAKLTEVKGYYPKASVIGFRPTDDIVPVAVLVHAMDVARFKRKKDGSECAEAFESDAALLEAEACLDDDTQRRAALFRHAYLLAEEDDTADTGSAKTTDVIGEDISTSGSLDKRLIKRVFRAHRRELLWCYKKARANKPGLAGEMHVKYTISGSGDVIAALVRKGDLRSRDLESCVTQKMRRWVFPEPKDGGIAVVNQTLKFVHE; encoded by the coding sequence ATGATGAGCTGGAGAACGCCGGCGGCAACCATGCTCGCTGCGCTGGCCGTCGCTGCTGGCTGCGAGAAGACCGAGCCCCCTCAACCGCCCGAGCAACCCGCCAGTGAGGAAGCAGATGCTCCCGCGCAGATCTTTACCTGGCAGGATGCCGCCAAGAGCACGCCGAAGAGGACACAAAAGGCGTTGGGAGAGGCACAAGGCTGCGAACCTGAGGCGCGGCTTCCGAGCACGGGGCCGGAAAACCGCCAGCGTTGGCTGTCGATGGAGCCGTATTGCAAGTTCACCGAGAAGGTGGAGCCTGCTCACCAGCACTACTCGATAGAGTATATCGCGTATTCGCAGAATGAGCCTGCGCTGATGCTGCTAAAGCCGCGTGGAAAAGCCACGCGACCGGCGGAAGCACTCGACACCTTCGAACTGCCCGCGCTTTCCATGGCCCGGCTCGACCTCGTGGGCGCGGCCGACAAGCAGAAGCAGATCGAGCTGCATCGCGCCGCCGAGTTACCTCTTGCCGCCGGCGAGGTCGTGGGTTTCGACCTGGTATCCAAGGAGGGTCGGCCCCGGGAGCTCGACCACGTCCGCATCTACCTGCAAACCGGTGATCGAGCGGCATACGAGCACGCCAAGCTGCCCGGCCCACCGGTTGCGCGAGAGCAACTTGTGCTCCCCAAGACATCGAGTGGGATGTCGCCGAGGGACCCGGCCTACGTCGAGATCGGACCTGACACCGTCGATGTCGGCCCCTACCCGGTTTACCCGGCGCCTTTGCCTGACGCCGAGGCGAATGCCGAACAAGGAGAGGTCGCGCGCGCTTCGTTTGCCACGGAGAAGCTCGACGACCTGCTCACCAAATGGCCCGACACGATCAAAGACGTCGTCGAAGCCAACCAAGGGCCCCTGGCGCTTGACGTATTGGTCGCCATCGATCGGGCGACGCCGGTAGTCACCCTCGAGCAATTCGGCCGTGGCATGGCCAGCGCCCGACTTTCGCTCGAGCTTCTCGGCCGCTCTCGCGTTCCGTCCGAGCACGACACGGTCAGCCAAGGTGCCCCGCGATTCATGCGGCTCACCGTTGCCTCCTCGCTGCCAAAGACCCACCCGAAGACGGGCAAAGAGCTGTTCACGATGACCGCCGCTCTAAGCGCCGAGGGCATCGACTTGATCACCCCCAAAGGACGGCTCCCGTCGCTCGACGGCTGCCCGAAAGATGGCCCCACGTTGTGCCTCGAGAAGGGAGATATCGACGTCGCCGATGAGCTCGCGAAGGCGCGCGAGAGGCAGGAAGCGGGTGAACTCCAGGCGAGCCAAGACCATGTCGATCGAGCACTCTCGGCTTACGACTGGACGGGTCTTTATGCCAAGCTCACCGAAGTCAAAGGATACTATCCGAAGGCGAGCGTGATCGGGTTCCGCCCTACCGACGACATCGTGCCGGTGGCGGTGCTGGTGCATGCGATGGACGTAGCGCGCTTCAAGCGAAAAAAGGATGGCTCCGAGTGCGCCGAGGCTTTCGAGAGCGACGCTGCGTTGCTCGAGGCCGAGGCCTGCCTCGACGACGATACACAACGTCGCGCCGCACTCTTCAGGCATGCGTACTTGCTTGCCGAAGAGGACGACACCGCGGACACGGGCTCGGCCAAAACCACCGACGTCATCGGGGAAGACATCTCCACGTCAGGCTCCCTCGACAAACGGCTCATCAAGCGCGTCTTCCGCGCCCACCGCCGTGAGCTGCTCTGGTGCTACAAAAAAGCGCGCGCCAACAAACCCGGCTTAGCCGGCGAGATGCACGTCAAATACACCATTAGCGGCTCGGGAGACGTCATCGCGGCGCTCGTGCGAAAGGGCGACCTGCGAAGTCGCGATCTCGAATCGTGTGTCACCCAAAAGATGCGCCGCTGGGTCTTTCCCGAACCCAAAGATGGCGGCATCGCCGTGGTCAATCAGACGCTGAAATTCGTCCACGAGTAA